The DNA sequence ATGTATAGCGCTTCCAGTATTGATCGTATTGAAGTGAAAAATTGTATGAGTGATACGTATAGTAACGATTTAAAGAACGATGTTTTAAAGGGATTAACAGCCACGCAAAAATATATTCCAAGTAAATATTTTTATGATACCTATGGTTCTCGTCTCTTTGAAGAAATCAGTCTTTTGCCAGAATATTATGTAACACATACAGAGTTATCGATTTTACAGGATGCTGCTTCTGCCATAATAGAAAATTTTCCGGAAGGGGATCTTATTGAACTTGGTTCCGGCGCAAATGTAAAGATCAAAACCCTCCTTGATGTAGCGTACAAATCATACCTGACTGATATCCGTTACGTATCAGTTGATGTGAGTGAAGCGGTACTCGTTAAGGCCTTAAAGGAATTAGTAGACATATATCCTGACTTACGGGTGCTAGGCATCGTTGCCGATTTCACAAAACATATGAAGGAAATTCCGTTGGATCGCAACAAATTATTCATTTTTTTTGGGAGCACTATTGGCAATTTTACGGAAAAAGAGAGCAATATTTTTTTAAAAAATATTGCTCGCCTCATGGGGCCTGATGATCGATTCCTTTTAGGTTTGGACATGGTAAAGCCCAAAGAGATATTAGAACTCGCATATAATGATCCTCTTGGTATTACCTCTAAATTTAATAAAAATATTCTTAGTGTGGTAAACAGAGAACTCGGTGCAAATTTTCATAGAGATCATTTCGATCATGTTGCCTTCTTTAATGGGGGAAAGAATCAGATCGAAATGCATTTGCGGGCAAATCGTACGGTCTCGGTAAAGATAAAAAAATTAGATTTAACGGTTGAAATAGAAAAAGATGAAACAATCCGTACAGAAATATCACGGAAATTCAGAAGGGAAAGTGCTGAAAAAATGGTCGATGAGGCAGGTTTAAGGATTAACCGATGGTTTTCCGACCCGCAGGGATGGTTTTCCCTGGTTGAACTAAAGAAATCAACCTCCTATCTATGGAAAGAGCACCTGAGAACACAAATTGCACAGAGAAAGGCGAAAAGGGTAAAAGGTTGAAATCAGGAACATCAGTACTGCGAAAAACTCGTGAAAACAAGGACTGCAAAAGCACGAGAGATTACTTGATTTCATTAACTGGGCAATAAAAATATCGGTTTCTTAAGCCCTTGGAATTACAAAATATATAGAAGCCTTTCGAATGTAAGGTATACGGAAGAGTAGTCGCTGTCTCGTCTCTAGTACACTGTCAAGATAATTCATGATAATACGATTTGTATCGGTTCAACTGCATGGGGCTGTGTCATTGCGAGGGTATTTTGTCCGAAGCAATCCCCTGGATATTTCAAAAGAGATTGCTTCGGGAAAATACTCCTCGCAATGACACATACGAGAGAGTCTATTATAGTAAATTAAGTTGACAGTGTACTAGAACACAATATTTTTTAAATAAAATCAATAATTACCTATGGTATTCAGGAATTTTCCTGGAATTTCAGAGTGTCGATTGACGCCACTTTTTCTACCGGCGACAGGCGATACAGTCTTAAAGACATTTAATCTTCCCGTACCGTTAACTGCTGATGCTGATACAGCCTTGAATGCATTCACTCTTCCCGCACCGGTCTTGTCGTCTACTCCTGGCAAATCGATGTCATCGGCAGTATTTTTGAGGATAGCCTTTACTTCCGAAGGGGTGAGGTTTGGGTTCTTTGAGAGCATGAGGGCCACAATTCCAGCTACTTTGGGAGTAGAAGAAGATGTCCCTCCGAAGGATGAGGAATAGTCTGCACTAGTAGCGTCTGACGGATCGATCTCTGAACCATCATTCATTCCTTCCTCTCCTATGAGATCTGTTGTGTAGCTCCAGGGACCGGGAGCAACAACATCAGGGCCTGGACCCACGTAGCTTGATCCCCAAGAGAATAGTCCATCACTGCTCGAGGCACTTTTGTGCTCATCTGTTGGACTGGATGCCCCAACACAGATTACATCGGTTGTTTCCGTAAGATTCCCAGGGAAGGCAATATCATAGGTATAAGGAGGCCGATCCGGGCCGTTTCCTGCTGCAAAGAGAACAACTCTTCCTGCTGCGAGGGCTGCTTTGGCTGCATTTTCTATGTCCGTTGAAGGTGATCCGACCCCTCCCCAGGAATTAGTGAGTATCTGAGCACCATGATTCACTGCCACATCGATAGCCTGGGCATTCTCTGCAGTGGTATTTCCCATGTAGACCGGCATGATCTTAACACCCGGGGCGGTTCCCGCCACGCCGATTCCATTGTCCTTAACCGCTCCAACGTTTCCGGCGCAGTTCGTTCCATGGCTTCCTCTGGGATTTCCTCTTGGTTGTCCCCCCACTGATCCGTCAGGATCATAACCTGTAACCAGATTGAGATCCGGGTGATCGGACTCAACCCCATCATCAATTACAGCAACCATGATGTCGAAAGAGACGGAGACGATCTCCCATGCCTCCGGAACATGCATATCGTTTCGGCTATTCACAAGCCCCGCAATCTGCCCCACATTCTTCAACTCATATTGTCTTGCACTGTAGATGTCATTGGAGAGAGGCTCCGTGTCCACATCCGATGTACCGATGATTCGGATGTCATCGATGTAAGCTCCTTCGGTTTGGTTAGAGTCATTAGAAAAGTACTCTACTATAAAGTATGCATTGGATACTCGCAAATGGGAGGGAACTCGAAAGAGGAGTTTTCTCCATCCGTTTGAGGTCGTTGGGTCAATTGTGCAATCGCCGGTGTAGGGTATGGCGAGCCATGCACTGCCAAAATCTTTAGAATTGTCATCGACGATGTAAAATCTAGGATAGTCTAATAAGATGGGATTTCCGTTTGCATCTTGAACAAGCTCATTCTTGGCATAGAACCAGAGTTCGAAATAGACTTCCTCATAGATGGAGAGATTGAAAAGGGGACTCAAAAGACCTGCTGACATGTTAACTGGGACAAGTTCTGGGGGATTAACGGCTTCTTCGCCCTGAGCGGCACAGTATAGCGAGCGAGAGCCGCTATGAGCCTGATACGATGTGGAACCCCAGTAAGCGTTAGCATGATCTGGATAGTATCCAACTACCCATCCTTCTGGAAGGGTTTCTGACTCGAAGTCAAGGCTTGCCAGGGTGGTCCATTGCGGACCCGATTGATTAGTCACATTCAAGGGACTCCCTTTCGTTCCCCTGTATGCTACGATAAATTCTTCATCTCTGAATTTTTCTTTAATGACAGGGGACTCTAATCTTGTATCTCTAAGCATTATCACGATGTGATTAGGCTCCGAAAAAGAAATTTGACCGAGAGCGGACAACTGCCTCGCCACCTCAAATGCTCTTCCATTAGAGGGGTTATCGATTTTGAGAATGAAAGTATTTACCCGGTGCTCCCTTATATCGAGAATTCCTAAGCTATTCAGGTAAGGAGCAAGGTAAGTCCGAACTTCTGGAAGAGTAGTCTCATTCTTGAAGCCAACGATTACTTCATCTGTGGGGATAAGCAAAGCTTCTCCCTGTTCAAAAACAGGCTGAGCTATCCCACCCGTTGCATCAGAAAAGAAGGGAATTTTTGAACTGAGATCGAGCTTGCTTGCTTTCTTCCCCTTTGAAACCGGAGTACGGTATAGTCCAAGAGATCGATTCTTGAGAGACCCTCTTTCGCTCAGAGGATCTTTCACGAGTTGATTATTTTCTACAAAGGAAGAGAAGCTAGGAATACCCTCTTCTATGGCAATAAATCGCTTGCTTGGATTAAGCGAGATGAGTGAACCTTTGTAATAATAGCTATAACGTTCTTCTTTTAATCCTTGTTGTTGTGCTACTCCGAGATTCCCAACCAGAAGAGAGTACACCAAAACCACGCTGAATATTAGAAACAGTTTCATTTTCATTATTTGACCTCCTTAAATATTTATAGAGTAAACCAGAGAAATTTTTGGCTTACTTATTGTATGCAATGATTAACTTTTGATGAGGTATTGGGTATTTTACGAAAAGGGTGTAGGATATGGTATTTAACTCCTTTGTATGTATTATAGTAGTTATTCAAAATACTGTTGGATCTTATTCAAAATACTGTTGGATCATAGTAGGGGTGAGCCATTTGTTCACCTTGACAGTCGGTATAAGACGAATGATGAAGAGCGCTGTCATTATTCTTAGAATTGGATTGTTCACCTATACCACAACTCAGATACTACTTGGTCAATCCCGAAGGGGAACTCACTGACCGGAGAGCCGTATGCGGGAGATCTGTCTGTGCAGTTCGGAGGGAGGGGAGGCGGAAGTCTTCCCTACCCTATCATTATTATATAAGAGATAAAAGGCATCGAAGGCTTAATTTAACGTATAGGAATTTCAATTCTGTAGGGCAACCCTTCAGGGTTGCTATCCCCGTGCACATATTCAGGCGGGGCGGCAAGGCTGAAGCCTTGCCCTACATCTTGAAGAGATAAAAGTTGCCGAAGGCCTAATCTAATTTTGCCCCTTATTTTGAGTAGTTAATTCAGAAGCTTGAGATTTTTCGTACGCAAAAAGAATGCCTGCAAAAATTATTGACAGGAAAAATTTTATAAGGATATACTTAACTATTTATAATTTAACTTATTGTAACAATTATATAAAATAACTATTCCTCGTAGTATCCCTCTCTCTGCAAAGAGGACTCAATTCTTTTGTGTATACATATACATACAAGAATTATCATTATTATCTTTAACTAATCCTGATTTAAGGACTTAAATTATATATCTGTTCATTTGGAAAAATAGTACTATAGTCTGCAATTGCATACATTTTTGGTAATTACTCAAAATAAGGTGCAAATCTGAATCGGAAGTTGTCCAAAAAGGTTATCTTTTCATAGTAACTGCAGGCAAGCCAAAGCCCAGAGCGAAGGTAGAAGCAAGGTAAACCACGAAGTACACGAAGAAAGAAGAACGGAGAGAAGCAAGATTTTGCGAAAGATGGAGAGACGCAAGATTTTGCGTCTTTACAATTGAGGTAGGGGTGTGTTGCTTCGCCTCAAGAAGGGATCGATCATAAAAAGAATTTATTGAGATTTGGAACTCTCTTATTCTTCGTGTACTTCGTGTTCTTTGTGGTATTTAAAGATGTGGGTAAGGACAAGCTTTTCTAAAGGGGGGATCAAGGGGGATTACGATGCTTCAGTTGTTCCTCCTTCGCAATGATACGATACTCCCTGTTATCCTTTTGGACAGCCCTTATCCATACCACATAAGTATCACAATGTATGCAATTACCTATTGAACGTATGTTTTTATAGCCATATAGAAAATATCATAAGAATTTATTATTATGCTATTTAAGATGGAATCCAATGGCCTTGTATGAGTATGCATGCAAAGAATGATAGCAGCTTTTTTTGTAAGAGGAAGGGTAAAAAACCATGAAGTATACTTGTTTTGTCATAAGTAATTAAATAATTAATGTTTATATATCAATGGTCTTTCGATAATAAATTCTGGTGTTAATGGTTTTTGGCAAACTTTTTGCTTAAAATACACTATGTCAGACAGTTCTGTTAAGGGTTATTTCAGAAGTTTAAAAACTTTTTGATAGGGAGAAAAAGGATGTTGAAAAAACTCGGTCTTGGTTTAGCGGTAGGGGCATTTGTTTTTGGTTCCGGTATTATAAATACCCCGTTTGTTGGTTCTGCCATGGCAGACCATCACTATGAGGAAAAGAAAAAAGAGAAGAAAGAAGTGGAAACAGATGATGGGAAAACGGTAGAAAAGAAGACAGAGGTGCAGAAAAAAGATGGGGAGAAGGAAGTAGAAAAGACACAGAAGACAGAAAAGAACTATTAAAGAGTTTTATGAAATACTTAGATTGTTGCATCTGTTGGGTTCCCCTCCTTTCTTGAAGAGATTCAAGAATATATCCCTTCAGATGCAACATCTTTAAGAGATTGCTCACTTGTAATGTATTCGGAGAAGGGTTAAGCAATATGCAATAAGGATTCTTACCAAAGATAAAATGTAGTACGGATAAGGGCAAACTCTGAGTAATCAGAGGACGCAAAGGAAAGGGTCTTGGGAAGAGTGAAGAGGAGTATAGGAAAAGACAGCCTTACTGCCGAGGTGTTTTTTAGTGAATATCTTTGTAGTAAGGCTTTTTTATTGCTAATTCAAAAAAATATAGAGAAAAAATGCTATAGATAACTTATCGGGAAACACTTCTGGTCATGGTTCTTTTACTCTGTGTTTCTATGAATCATACATGAGACTACTTTTTGGTGGTGGAGGTGTAAAACCTTACGGTTTCTCCTCATGAAAAACGGAGTCGATGTAGGGCAAGGCTTTAGCCTTGCCGAGAGCAGCCCAAAAGGGTGGCCCCGCGCAATTGAAATTTCTCAACATTCAATCAGGATATACTATAGTTCTCATACAGTTATCTATAACTAAATAGTATGGAAATGATAATTTATTATGTTAGAAGAATACCATCAAGGAGTTTTTATTATGCCGACAAAGAAAAAGTCTATAAAGAATGTGGGTGACAAAGAACAACGCCAATATGAGCATATCAAAGAAAAGGCACAAAAATCGGGCCGATATGGCAAACGAGCAAAGGAAGTAGCTGCAAGAACCGTGATCAAGCAACACAAAAAGAAAGGTCATGAAAAGGGGAAATGAATTATGAAGATCGAAAAAGTCTTTTTTAATCTTGTCTTGCTTATTTTTACTGATCTATTGAAGCAATACAAGGAAGAATCTGTGGATCTCGTCAAGATCAAAGCCCTTATGTACTATATTAAAGGTGTTAAAATTGCCCGGTTTGCATATCTCGGTTTGTTTCTCCTGCTGGTTCTTTTCATTTGCATGGTTAATGGTTTTTTGCTTATCCATGTAGCATTTTTCTATTATATGCCCTGGAGTAGAGATGTGAAATTATTAACCGTGTTTGCACTCGGTATTTGTTACTTCCTTATTCCACTAGGAATTTATATTTATTATGCCTCACAAAGGAGTTGGATGAAATTGTCAAAAGCGAACAAGTTGATGCATAAAGTCTTGGATAAAGATGGTTAAAATACATGAATACATGAGAAAGGAGATAGTGTCATGGATCAAACCAAAACAGGCGGTGTCAAGGATCAAGATAAAATAGCAGAGGCTCTTGAATATTTGAATAAAGAAGCAAAAGAAAAGAAGGGAGAGATTAATCGATTAATTGGAGAAAAATACTCGAACATCAAAGAGATGATGAGTGGAGCTATGGCGAGTGGAGAAGAAAAAGCGAAAGAAATGGCGACAGAAATCGATACAAGGGTTCATGAAAATCCATGGCTATCGGTAGGTATTGCTGCTGCTGCTGGTTTTCTTTTAGGTTATGCTGTTGAAGCAGCATGTAAACGCTCAAAGTGAAATGACCTCATGGTACTATAAAGACAGGAAAAATCGGAAAGGAGAGTGTGGATTATGAATTATCAAACTCCAGAAAGGCCAAAAGAGAATATTGGCGGAGAAGGGATGGAGCATAGTAGTGCCGAGAAAATGAATAAAGCCCTTGCACTATTGAATGAAGTAGCAAAAGAAAAGAAAGAAGAGCTGAATCAATTGATTAGTGAAAGATATTCGAATATTAGAGAAATGATGGATGAAGCAACGGAATCATTCAAAGAAACACTGGAAAAAACAAAACAAAATTTGGGCGAAGCTATGGCAAGCGGAGAAAAAAAGTTAAAAGAGATGAGCGTTACCCTTGATAAGAGAATCCATGATAACCCATGGACATATTTGGCGCTTACCGCTGTCGGTTTTTTCCTTTACGGCATTATTATCGGTGGCTCTGGCCGATCCATTACAAAGTATAAATAACAGGGAAATATGAGGATGATAAACATATCCTCTTTTTTTCTTCTTCCTTCTTTTAAGCATTGAAATAATGCTCCATGTCAGAATGAGGTAAATGTCTTTCCTGTTGCTTATTCTGGAAAAGAAGTCTGCTTCATTGGTAAGAGGTATGGGGCCATTTCTTGATATTACAGAATGTGTGACGGTTACACTCCTTGTGACGACACACTTCTGTAATATGTTACATTTTATCTGCTATTCTATTCCTTATTCTTGTCCTGTTCCAGGAAAAGTTATACATAAGGCTTGACACATTTTGTTAAAAACTTATATCAGGGTTAAAGCCTTGTCTTATATCTATTTACTTTTTATGTTTACCCTGACTAACTATGACAAAGTAAACGATATTTCCCTTTCGTGGTACATTTTTTGTGACTATGTAATCTTGTGAAGAGGGATAATCAAGACAAAGATGATCTGTTGTATGCCCCTTAAACAGAAAGAGGAGAAAGCTGCAAGATGAAGAGGGTAAGTAAGGTTTTTACAGCATCGGTGACTCTTTTGCTAGTAATATTTCTCATACGATCTTTTTTACATGAGCAAAAATGTATAGCCAAACCATCAAAGATAGAGGTTATCCAAAAGATCAAAGGAATGCAGATACCTTTCGTAGCTAATAAAGGTCAGGTTAACGAAAGGATAAAATTTTATGCTCATATTTCTGATGGAACTCTATTCGTTACGAAAGCGGGGGAGATTGTATAT is a window from the Candidatus Jettenia sp. genome containing:
- a CDS encoding DUF883 domain-containing protein, which produces MNYQTPERPKENIGGEGMEHSSAEKMNKALALLNEVAKEKKEELNQLISERYSNIREMMDEATESFKETLEKTKQNLGEAMASGEKKLKEMSVTLDKRIHDNPWTYLALTAVGFFLYGIIIGGSGRSITKYK
- a CDS encoding S8 family peptidase gives rise to the protein MKMKLFLIFSVVLVYSLLVGNLGVAQQQGLKEERYSYYYKGSLISLNPSKRFIAIEEGIPSFSSFVENNQLVKDPLSERGSLKNRSLGLYRTPVSKGKKASKLDLSSKIPFFSDATGGIAQPVFEQGEALLIPTDEVIVGFKNETTLPEVRTYLAPYLNSLGILDIREHRVNTFILKIDNPSNGRAFEVARQLSALGQISFSEPNHIVIMLRDTRLESPVIKEKFRDEEFIVAYRGTKGSPLNVTNQSGPQWTTLASLDFESETLPEGWVVGYYPDHANAYWGSTSYQAHSGSRSLYCAAQGEEAVNPPELVPVNMSAGLLSPLFNLSIYEEVYFELWFYAKNELVQDANGNPILLDYPRFYIVDDNSKDFGSAWLAIPYTGDCTIDPTTSNGWRKLLFRVPSHLRVSNAYFIVEYFSNDSNQTEGAYIDDIRIIGTSDVDTEPLSNDIYSARQYELKNVGQIAGLVNSRNDMHVPEAWEIVSVSFDIMVAVIDDGVESDHPDLNLVTGYDPDGSVGGQPRGNPRGSHGTNCAGNVGAVKDNGIGVAGTAPGVKIMPVYMGNTTAENAQAIDVAVNHGAQILTNSWGGVGSPSTDIENAAKAALAAGRVVLFAAGNGPDRPPYTYDIAFPGNLTETTDVICVGASSPTDEHKSASSSDGLFSWGSSYVGPGPDVVAPGPWSYTTDLIGEEGMNDGSEIDPSDATSADYSSSFGGTSSSTPKVAGIVALMLSKNPNLTPSEVKAILKNTADDIDLPGVDDKTGAGRVNAFKAVSASAVNGTGRLNVFKTVSPVAGRKSGVNRHSEIPGKFLNTIGNY
- the egtD gene encoding L-histidine N(alpha)-methyltransferase, producing MKSNSCVREEILSMYSASSIDRIEVKNCMSDTYSNDLKNDVLKGLTATQKYIPSKYFYDTYGSRLFEEISLLPEYYVTHTELSILQDAASAIIENFPEGDLIELGSGANVKIKTLLDVAYKSYLTDIRYVSVDVSEAVLVKALKELVDIYPDLRVLGIVADFTKHMKEIPLDRNKLFIFFGSTIGNFTEKESNIFLKNIARLMGPDDRFLLGLDMVKPKEILELAYNDPLGITSKFNKNILSVVNRELGANFHRDHFDHVAFFNGGKNQIEMHLRANRTVSVKIKKLDLTVEIEKDETIRTEISRKFRRESAEKMVDEAGLRINRWFSDPQGWFSLVELKKSTSYLWKEHLRTQIAQRKAKRVKG
- a CDS encoding DUF883 domain-containing protein; its protein translation is MDQTKTGGVKDQDKIAEALEYLNKEAKEKKGEINRLIGEKYSNIKEMMSGAMASGEEKAKEMATEIDTRVHENPWLSVGIAAAAGFLLGYAVEAACKRSK